A genomic window from Sphingobacterium sp. BN32 includes:
- a CDS encoding MATE family efflux transporter translates to MFQKYKANKMYYLSSMALAGPVVISQLGHTLVQTADTIIVGQFAGTISLAAVSLVHSVFMVVLVIGLGIAYGLTPLIAQENGRSNDQECAKLLSNSFWLNFISAILLFLFVYFGSMYAMQHADQDPLVVETAKPYLLILSLSILPLMMFNTFKQFAEGLGFTKQAMNITIWGNVLNVILAVVLVKGMFGIKPMGVAGVGIATLVDRILMMIVMAWYVLKSSNFKRYIQHFSIRFIDSERMKKILKIGAPVAMQYVFEIGAFAGAALIAGKIGALEQAAHQTAITLAAMTYMMASGIASAATIKVGNSYGNKNFFRLEKFATVSYHLVLVFMVVCAIIFAVFNQYLPYIISKDQEVIALAAQLLVIAGMFQLFDGTQVVGLGILRGMGDVNIPTFITFFAYWIVGLPIAYFLGVKTGVGVKGIWYGLTLGLLTSSILLYFRYRHIIRKREKDMRTSLINLNH, encoded by the coding sequence ATGTTCCAAAAGTACAAAGCCAACAAAATGTATTACCTAAGCAGCATGGCATTAGCGGGCCCTGTTGTTATTTCGCAGCTAGGACACACGCTCGTACAAACCGCAGACACCATTATCGTCGGTCAATTTGCCGGCACCATTTCACTTGCCGCGGTTTCATTAGTACACTCTGTCTTTATGGTCGTATTAGTGATCGGATTGGGTATAGCCTATGGCTTGACTCCGCTTATCGCACAAGAAAACGGTCGTTCAAATGATCAGGAGTGTGCTAAATTATTGTCGAATAGTTTTTGGCTAAACTTTATTTCAGCCATCTTACTGTTTTTGTTTGTCTACTTCGGCTCCATGTATGCTATGCAACATGCAGATCAGGATCCTTTGGTTGTTGAAACGGCGAAGCCATACCTGCTCATATTGAGCTTATCTATCCTTCCCTTAATGATGTTCAACACCTTCAAGCAGTTTGCAGAGGGCCTCGGGTTTACAAAACAGGCAATGAACATCACGATATGGGGAAACGTGTTGAACGTAATCCTTGCGGTTGTTTTAGTTAAAGGCATGTTTGGCATTAAGCCTATGGGGGTTGCCGGTGTTGGTATAGCTACTTTGGTGGATCGCATTCTGATGATGATCGTCATGGCCTGGTATGTATTGAAGTCCAGCAATTTCAAACGCTATATCCAACATTTCTCTATTCGCTTTATCGATTCGGAGCGAATGAAAAAGATTCTAAAGATTGGAGCTCCAGTAGCTATGCAATATGTTTTTGAAATTGGAGCGTTCGCTGGCGCTGCGTTGATTGCCGGCAAGATTGGAGCGCTGGAGCAGGCGGCACACCAAACGGCGATTACGCTAGCTGCAATGACCTATATGATGGCAAGCGGGATAGCCTCGGCAGCTACAATTAAAGTCGGGAATAGTTATGGCAACAAGAACTTCTTCCGATTGGAAAAATTCGCAACAGTATCCTATCATTTGGTTTTGGTGTTCATGGTTGTCTGTGCTATTATTTTCGCTGTATTCAATCAATATCTCCCGTATATTATCTCCAAGGATCAAGAGGTTATCGCACTTGCTGCACAGCTTCTGGTCATCGCTGGGATGTTCCAACTATTCGATGGAACGCAGGTCGTCGGATTAGGGATCCTGCGTGGAATGGGCGATGTCAATATACCAACTTTTATCACATTCTTTGCCTACTGGATTGTCGGATTACCGATAGCCTATTTCCTAGGTGTGAAAACAGGCGTTGGAGTTAAAGGCATTTGGTATGGTCTAACGTTAGGATTGTTGACCTCTTCCATTCTATTATACTTCCGTTATAGACATATTATTAGAAAGCGTGAAAAGGACATGAGAACTAGCTTAATTAACTTGAATCATTAA
- a CDS encoding dihydrolipoamide acetyltransferase family protein, whose translation MAIYKLLLPKMGESVSEATLTNWLKQVGDQINEDDAVAEIATDKVDSEVPSPVSGRLKERLFEENQVVQVGDVIALIEVDGEDEEDAPETHQVEERVSTEIPQPTEDELAEAHSESEEPIPGIAQVEQSKNHDTSHNDPIQHGIRFYSPLVRNIAQHEGISQSELDTIPGTGAEGRVTKEDVLKFIQQRSNTGQSQDASMEHAKPVQETPAAVEATASQTINTPTAPAQVVKASNGDEIIEMDRMRRLISDHMVNSVKTSPHVFSVVEADVTGLVNWRNKVKDEYKKREGENITFTPLIIEAIAKAIKDFPMINVSVDGYNIIRKKNINIGMAAALPTGNLIVPVIKNVDQLSLSGISRSVNDLANRARGNKLKPDDTQGGTFTFTNIGAFGNILGMPIINQPQAAILAVGTIKKKPAVLETEQGDVIAIRHMMYLSMSYDHRVIDGALGGQFIRRVADYLENWDINRVV comes from the coding sequence ATGGCTATTTATAAACTTTTACTCCCAAAAATGGGGGAAAGCGTATCTGAAGCTACGTTGACCAATTGGTTAAAACAAGTTGGAGATCAAATCAATGAAGATGACGCCGTTGCGGAAATTGCTACGGATAAAGTTGATTCTGAGGTTCCTTCGCCTGTATCAGGCAGATTGAAAGAGCGATTGTTCGAAGAGAATCAAGTAGTACAGGTAGGAGATGTGATCGCCTTGATAGAGGTGGATGGCGAGGATGAGGAGGATGCTCCCGAAACCCATCAGGTGGAAGAAAGAGTATCGACAGAGATTCCGCAGCCTACCGAAGATGAATTAGCGGAAGCTCATTCGGAAAGTGAAGAGCCTATACCCGGCATTGCCCAAGTTGAACAATCTAAAAACCATGATACCTCGCATAACGATCCTATACAACATGGAATCCGTTTCTATTCTCCATTAGTCAGAAATATTGCGCAGCACGAAGGGATTAGTCAATCCGAATTGGACACTATCCCAGGAACTGGTGCAGAAGGCCGTGTGACGAAAGAGGACGTATTGAAGTTTATTCAACAACGCTCGAATACAGGGCAAAGCCAAGATGCGTCGATGGAACACGCTAAGCCTGTGCAAGAAACTCCTGCAGCAGTAGAAGCAACAGCATCACAGACCATCAATACGCCGACTGCTCCAGCGCAGGTTGTGAAAGCTAGCAATGGCGATGAAATCATCGAGATGGATCGCATGCGCCGCTTGATATCCGACCATATGGTCAACAGTGTAAAAACTTCACCGCATGTTTTCTCAGTAGTAGAAGCAGACGTCACAGGACTAGTAAACTGGCGAAATAAAGTCAAAGATGAATACAAGAAGCGTGAGGGCGAAAATATTACTTTTACGCCGCTGATTATAGAAGCGATTGCTAAAGCGATCAAAGACTTCCCGATGATCAACGTCTCGGTGGATGGTTATAATATCATCCGAAAGAAGAATATCAATATCGGAATGGCGGCAGCACTTCCAACAGGAAACTTAATCGTTCCTGTGATCAAGAATGTTGACCAGTTGAGTTTGTCAGGAATCAGTCGTTCGGTAAACGATCTGGCGAACCGTGCGAGAGGAAATAAGTTGAAACCAGATGATACCCAAGGTGGAACATTCACCTTCACCAATATCGGTGCATTCGGAAATATCCTGGGCATGCCGATTATCAATCAGCCGCAAGCAGCCATCCTTGCCGTTGGAACGATCAAAAAGAAGCCGGCGGTTTTAGAAACTGAACAAGGCGATGTGATTGCAATCCGACATATGATGTATCTTTCCATGTCCTATGATCACCGTGTTATCGACGGAGCCTTAGGTGGGCAATTCATCCGAAGAGTAGCAGACTATCTAGAGAACTGGGATATTAACCGTGTGGTTTAG
- a CDS encoding competence/damage-inducible protein A has product MKAEIITIGDEILLGQIVDTNSAWMAQALLSLQIQIEQITSISDREEHILEALHNASRRADLIICTGGLGPTKDDVTKITAAKFFNSTLVRDEAVLEHVRSIFARMNRSMPDINLGQADVLANGEVLFNDWGTAPGTWVSHEGKVFIFLPGVPFEMKNLMTHRVLPKLKEFHSEEKIAIRYILTVGIGESHLATQIADIEASFPAHLHLAYLPKIGLVRLRVSACGSDLDALEKDVDQYADLLANRIGDAVVARADLRFEEVIVRAFVESNSTLSTAESCTGGNVAKQITEVAGASDMFIGGVVAYSNQVKEALLHVEHATLEARGAVSEETAIQMAKGVQKQLGTTYAIATTGIAGPGGGTPDKPVGTVWVAIAGKTEVKTKLFQFHQERVLNIERTTSQALLMLWNLFQKEKDI; this is encoded by the coding sequence ATGAAAGCAGAAATTATTACCATTGGTGATGAAATTTTGCTAGGGCAAATTGTCGATACCAATTCGGCATGGATGGCACAAGCCTTATTGTCCTTGCAAATCCAAATAGAGCAAATTACTTCCATTTCTGATCGCGAGGAGCATATCCTTGAAGCATTGCACAATGCTTCCCGGCGTGCTGATCTGATTATCTGTACAGGCGGATTAGGCCCCACAAAGGATGATGTTACGAAGATCACTGCTGCGAAATTTTTTAACAGCACTTTAGTTCGTGATGAGGCGGTCTTGGAGCATGTTCGCAGCATATTTGCGCGCATGAATCGCTCCATGCCCGACATCAACCTTGGACAGGCCGACGTTTTAGCAAATGGAGAAGTGTTGTTCAATGATTGGGGTACAGCTCCGGGCACTTGGGTGTCGCATGAGGGAAAAGTCTTCATTTTCTTACCGGGTGTACCATTCGAAATGAAGAATCTGATGACCCATCGTGTTTTACCGAAGCTTAAGGAATTCCATAGCGAGGAGAAAATTGCCATCCGCTATATCTTGACAGTGGGAATCGGCGAGTCGCATTTAGCAACACAGATTGCCGATATCGAAGCGTCTTTTCCAGCTCATCTGCATCTTGCTTATCTTCCTAAGATTGGCCTCGTGCGCTTGCGTGTTTCCGCTTGTGGAAGCGACTTAGACGCATTGGAGAAAGATGTAGACCAGTACGCTGATCTGCTTGCAAATCGAATTGGTGATGCGGTCGTAGCGCGTGCAGACTTGAGGTTTGAGGAGGTCATCGTGCGTGCATTTGTCGAGTCCAATTCGACGCTGTCTACAGCAGAGAGCTGTACTGGAGGCAATGTCGCCAAGCAGATTACCGAAGTCGCTGGCGCTAGCGACATGTTTATTGGAGGGGTTGTCGCTTATTCAAATCAGGTGAAAGAAGCTTTATTGCATGTGGAACATGCAACATTGGAAGCCCGTGGCGCGGTTAGCGAAGAGACCGCAATACAGATGGCAAAGGGTGTGCAAAAGCAATTAGGAACCACCTATGCGATTGCAACGACCGGAATTGCAGGGCCAGGTGGAGGCACTCCCGACAAACCTGTAGGAACTGTGTGGGTTGCTATCGCAGGGAAAACCGAAGTAAAAACAAAGCTGTTTCAATTCCATCAGGAGCGCGTATTAAACATCGAAAGAACGACCTCTCAAGCACTTCTGATGCTGTGGAATCTATTTCAAAAAGAAAAAGACATTTAA
- a CDS encoding putative LPS assembly protein LptD: protein MKALSCFFHILFFLLAGVASLQAQEETSLRRPRVTQDSTKKLQDSTLLTVDSTKNNFREVTGQDTVVMQDSSGLETTVSIVANDSSWNEVSKNILHLFKGAKVKYQGFELAADYIRLDRNTNVLFASGVVDHNGKYVGRPVVIMPGEAPIAVDSLLYNYKSQIPKTFGVMTEVDGGFIQAREVRKNIYDETSIYQGLYSTCNLPFPHTHFGIQITKGVITDKQIIAGPSYLVVENIPLKFLAIPFGFFPKQDKKSSGFLFPSFGEDAARGFSMRDLGWYLTFNDYWDTEFRGNLYSKGSWEASMRTQYLVNYKFNGNFALRYGSTVTGVEGTPNFGRNKDFNVTWNHTQRQEANPGTSFTASVNFGTTSYFRNTAANSTYDINQITNNRMGSSIAYGKVFADGKVNFTSSLRHEQDMRNGDIRLELPQISLNVSTFNPFDSKNRIGEQKWYQRITVGYSLQGRNYVNTKDSLLFKGNFLSQFTNGFQHNIPVSLSLNVLKYFQFNTSMNYTERWYFQSVENKLLNEVNGYSTVKDTIQGFKRAYDYSISSGLSTKVYGNFKRGIGKIQSMRHVMTPSINVNYRPDFGAERYGFYKDFIDENGAYRRYSIFDNAVYGTPSMGKSMGIGFSIDNTLEAKIRDDKDSTGNGIKKIPIIQGLTFSGNYNAVADSLKLSPISFSGRTSLFDQKININFNGSFDPYSYDKFSGRRIDRFSVKDGKLARLTNFGLSFDYSFNPKASKSRNNNIDSLRNSMPAMTDEQTQALARISTDPNAFVDFNIPWNLSGSFSFNYTSVFDQLTREMKPNITSTVNLHGDFNMTPKWKVQFNTGFDFVRMESSMSQISIYRDLHCWDMSVGWVPFGRYKSFNVTIRAKASILQDLKLTKRNSHFTY from the coding sequence TTGAAGGCTTTAAGTTGTTTTTTCCATATCCTGTTTTTCCTTTTAGCCGGAGTGGCCTCATTGCAGGCACAGGAAGAAACTTCATTGAGACGTCCTCGCGTTACACAAGATAGCACAAAAAAGCTACAAGATTCGACTTTATTAACAGTAGATAGTACGAAAAATAACTTCCGAGAGGTTACTGGTCAGGATACTGTCGTGATGCAGGATAGTTCGGGTTTAGAAACGACGGTTAGTATTGTAGCCAACGACTCGTCTTGGAACGAAGTAAGTAAGAATATTCTCCATCTTTTTAAAGGCGCGAAGGTTAAATATCAAGGCTTTGAATTAGCGGCTGATTATATCCGTTTGGACCGAAATACCAATGTGTTGTTTGCATCCGGTGTGGTCGATCATAACGGAAAATATGTGGGTAGACCGGTTGTGATTATGCCGGGCGAAGCGCCAATTGCAGTAGACTCCCTGTTGTATAACTACAAAAGTCAGATTCCGAAGACTTTCGGGGTGATGACGGAAGTCGATGGAGGCTTTATCCAAGCTCGTGAGGTGCGGAAGAATATTTACGACGAAACATCTATTTACCAAGGATTATACAGTACCTGTAATTTGCCATTTCCGCATACGCACTTTGGTATACAGATCACCAAAGGTGTGATCACCGATAAGCAGATTATCGCTGGACCTTCCTATCTAGTCGTTGAAAATATCCCATTAAAGTTCTTAGCCATTCCATTTGGCTTCTTCCCAAAACAAGATAAAAAGAGCTCTGGGTTCCTATTCCCTTCGTTTGGAGAGGATGCAGCACGAGGGTTCTCCATGCGCGACCTAGGTTGGTACCTCACGTTTAACGACTATTGGGATACGGAATTCCGTGGTAATTTATATTCTAAGGGATCTTGGGAAGCGAGCATGCGCACGCAATATTTAGTGAACTACAAGTTCAATGGTAACTTCGCGCTTCGCTACGGTTCTACAGTAACCGGGGTGGAAGGCACGCCAAATTTCGGAAGAAACAAAGACTTCAACGTCACTTGGAACCACACCCAACGTCAGGAAGCTAACCCGGGAACCTCCTTTACTGCTTCGGTAAACTTCGGTACGACCTCATATTTTAGAAATACAGCAGCGAACAGTACTTACGATATCAACCAGATTACTAATAACCGCATGGGGTCTTCCATCGCATACGGTAAAGTGTTTGCAGACGGTAAAGTGAATTTCACTTCCAGCTTACGCCATGAGCAGGATATGCGAAATGGGGATATACGTTTGGAGCTTCCTCAAATCAGCTTGAACGTTTCTACATTCAATCCATTTGATTCTAAAAACCGTATTGGCGAGCAGAAATGGTATCAACGCATCACCGTAGGATATAGCTTGCAAGGAAGAAACTATGTGAATACGAAAGACTCCCTTCTGTTTAAAGGGAATTTCTTAAGTCAGTTTACAAATGGTTTCCAACATAACATTCCTGTAAGTTTAAGCTTGAATGTGTTAAAGTATTTCCAGTTCAACACGTCAATGAACTACACCGAGCGCTGGTATTTCCAATCTGTCGAGAACAAATTATTAAACGAGGTCAACGGCTATTCAACGGTTAAAGATACCATCCAAGGCTTTAAACGTGCTTACGATTATTCTATTTCCAGTGGTTTGTCGACTAAGGTTTATGGTAATTTCAAGAGAGGGATTGGTAAGATTCAGTCCATGCGACATGTCATGACACCATCAATCAATGTCAACTACAGGCCAGATTTCGGAGCGGAGCGTTACGGTTTTTACAAGGATTTCATTGATGAGAACGGAGCTTATAGACGCTATTCTATCTTTGACAATGCGGTGTATGGAACGCCGTCTATGGGTAAGTCCATGGGTATCGGATTTTCTATCGATAATACCTTAGAAGCTAAGATACGCGACGATAAGGACTCGACGGGTAATGGTATCAAGAAAATTCCAATTATCCAAGGTTTGACCTTTAGTGGAAACTACAATGCTGTTGCCGACTCGCTGAAATTGTCACCTATCAGCTTCTCCGGAAGAACATCTCTTTTTGACCAAAAAATCAACATCAACTTCAACGGAAGTTTCGATCCGTATAGCTACGATAAATTCTCTGGACGACGTATCGACCGCTTTTCAGTGAAGGATGGAAAATTAGCACGTCTGACTAACTTTGGTCTGTCATTCGACTATAGCTTTAACCCTAAGGCTTCAAAGAGCAGGAATAATAATATCGACTCTCTGAGAAACAGCATGCCGGCGATGACCGACGAGCAGACACAGGCGCTAGCTCGCATCAGTACTGACCCGAATGCCTTTGTCGATTTCAATATTCCATGGAATCTGTCGGGTTCCTTCAGTTTCAATTATACATCCGTATTTGATCAGCTGACGAGGGAGATGAAACCGAACATCACCAGTACGGTCAACCTGCATGGTGATTTCAATATGACACCGAAGTGGAAGGTTCAGTTCAATACGGGCTTTGACTTTGTTCGTATGGAGTCTTCGATGTCGCAAATCAGTATTTATCGTGATCTCCATTGTTGGGATATGTCCGTTGGCTGGGTGCCATTTGGACGATATAAGAGTTTTAATGTGACGATCAGAGCCAAGGCTTCTATCCTTCAGGATTTGAAACTAACCAAGCGCAACAGTCACTTTACCTATTAA
- a CDS encoding N-acetylmuramoyl-L-alanine amidase, with product MNLRKSTKVVLAILGIAAPSFLIGNYSGYSKSDVAPTVETNNKSFKLVVIDPGHGGKLPGAYGKVSAEKDIVLQVSKKLKDSIEKNIPGVKVILTRETDVDVPFHERSNIANRNHADLFISIHCNSANSDQRVKGKNGRYTTRTIYRPSANGTETFVCGYNRLQRGESDVATRENADILMEDNYQEKYNGFDPNDPSSYIIFSLLKRTYREKSIKFATYLQDEYVAKGCVNRGVQELSLAVLAGASMPAVLTEIGFISNPDEENFMLSEYGQGQIVTNLVDAIKRYKHGHEALAQR from the coding sequence ATGAATCTTAGGAAATCAACCAAAGTAGTCCTAGCAATTCTCGGTATTGCTGCTCCCTCATTTTTAATTGGTAATTATTCGGGTTATTCTAAGTCCGACGTAGCCCCTACTGTGGAAACAAACAATAAATCTTTTAAATTAGTCGTTATTGACCCAGGGCATGGCGGTAAACTTCCAGGTGCTTATGGCAAAGTTTCTGCTGAAAAAGATATCGTATTGCAAGTCTCCAAGAAACTGAAAGACTCCATTGAGAAGAATATCCCCGGTGTGAAGGTTATATTAACACGGGAAACCGATGTCGATGTTCCGTTCCACGAACGCTCTAACATCGCTAACCGCAATCACGCGGATTTGTTCATCTCCATCCACTGTAACTCTGCAAACTCAGACCAACGCGTAAAAGGCAAGAATGGCCGATATACGACCCGTACCATTTATCGTCCTAGCGCCAACGGCACCGAGACGTTCGTATGTGGTTACAATAGATTGCAACGCGGTGAGTCGGATGTAGCAACTCGGGAAAACGCCGATATCTTAATGGAGGACAATTATCAGGAAAAATACAACGGATTTGATCCTAACGATCCATCTTCCTATATCATCTTCTCCCTATTAAAAAGAACATATAGAGAAAAAAGCATTAAGTTTGCGACGTATCTCCAGGATGAATATGTTGCAAAAGGATGTGTAAATCGCGGTGTACAAGAATTATCACTAGCTGTTTTAGCTGGCGCGAGCATGCCGGCGGTCCTTACTGAAATTGGCTTTATATCCAATCCTGATGAGGAAAATTTTATGTTGTCCGAGTATGGACAAGGTCAAATCGTAACGAATTTGGTAGATGCTATCAAACGTTATAAACATGGACACGAAGCACTCGCACAGCGTTAA
- a CDS encoding N-acetylmuramoyl-L-alanine amidase — translation MKDRIKNNQFWTKGMQLALCLVVLALASFKPADEQGQNGGNKKIKTIVLDPGHGGNDSGAVGRQSKEKDIALQVALKLGKKIQKELPGVKVVYTRTTDVYPKLYERPALANKHHADLFISIHCNSGGASTRRVKNSRGRYVTQSVLNTSAKGTETLVLGFSRTGDQDVAIRENASILLEDNYEQNYGGFDPKDPSSYIVFSLMKRKFREQSIRLASYMQDQFAGSSRVDRGVKEQSLAVLATAGMPAVLTEIGFISNPDEERFMMSAAGQESIVNDLFNAINTYRKNVER, via the coding sequence TTGAAAGACAGAATCAAGAACAATCAATTTTGGACAAAGGGAATGCAATTGGCACTTTGTCTTGTTGTATTAGCCTTAGCAAGTTTTAAACCCGCCGACGAACAAGGTCAAAACGGCGGAAACAAAAAGATAAAAACAATAGTGCTTGACCCAGGGCATGGCGGCAATGACTCCGGAGCCGTAGGGAGACAGTCTAAAGAAAAAGACATCGCACTCCAGGTTGCTCTGAAACTTGGAAAGAAAATTCAGAAAGAACTACCTGGTGTTAAAGTAGTATATACCCGTACTACCGATGTTTACCCGAAATTATACGAGCGCCCGGCACTTGCCAATAAACATCATGCTGACTTATTCATCTCGATTCACTGCAACTCCGGAGGTGCTTCCACTCGTCGCGTGAAGAATAGTAGAGGCCGTTATGTGACACAAAGTGTGCTGAATACTTCGGCAAAAGGTACAGAAACATTAGTACTAGGTTTTAGCCGTACCGGCGATCAGGATGTAGCGATCCGTGAGAATGCCTCTATCCTATTGGAGGATAACTATGAGCAGAACTATGGTGGCTTCGATCCGAAAGACCCCTCTTCTTATATCGTGTTTTCGTTAATGAAACGTAAATTTAGAGAGCAGAGCATCAGATTGGCATCTTATATGCAAGATCAATTTGCGGGCTCAAGTCGTGTTGATCGTGGCGTGAAGGAGCAGTCATTAGCCGTGTTAGCGACAGCAGGTATGCCGGCGGTATTAACCGAAATCGGCTTTATCTCTAATCCGGACGAAGAACGCTTCATGATGTCGGCCGCTGGCCAAGAGTCCATAGTCAACGACTTGTTCAACGCCATAAATACCTATAGAAAAAACGTAGAAAGATAA
- a CDS encoding MlaD family protein — translation MKISNETKVGALTSIAIAILFIGYSFLKGNNVFSSENTFYTEYDNVDGLAVSKPVLVSGFQIGRVSKLTLQPNGKIRTEFKINNDYDIPSNTVARIVSADLLGSKAIVFELGNSTTMARSGDPLLSDVQANLMEKVEPLQKKIENLVEKLDSVLSGVNSVLDDGFQRDFKSSVHSISVSLKNLEKITSDVDGLMGSEKNRLANIMANLESITNNFKNNNAKINNILGNLDSLSSDLSKTEIKATIDNANQAMRDVQAITNKINSGEGSIGLLIHDEKLYNNLNNASKSLDELVQDLKTNPGKYLKISIFGKKDTK, via the coding sequence TTGAAGATATCTAACGAAACCAAGGTCGGCGCATTAACCAGTATTGCTATTGCCATTTTATTTATCGGCTATAGTTTTTTAAAAGGCAATAATGTCTTTAGCAGCGAAAACACATTTTATACAGAATACGACAATGTTGATGGATTGGCCGTTTCAAAACCGGTACTCGTTTCCGGATTTCAAATTGGCCGTGTATCCAAATTGACCCTGCAACCAAATGGTAAAATACGCACGGAGTTTAAGATCAACAACGATTATGATATTCCATCCAATACGGTAGCCAGGATCGTGAGTGCCGATTTACTAGGCAGCAAAGCCATTGTATTCGAGCTGGGCAACAGCACAACAATGGCACGAAGTGGCGATCCGCTTTTGTCGGATGTTCAAGCGAATCTGATGGAAAAGGTAGAGCCTTTGCAGAAGAAAATCGAAAACTTGGTGGAAAAATTAGACTCGGTATTGTCCGGTGTAAACTCTGTTTTAGACGATGGGTTCCAACGTGATTTCAAAAGCAGTGTGCATAGTATTTCAGTTTCATTGAAAAACCTAGAGAAAATTACCAGCGATGTCGACGGTTTAATGGGTTCTGAAAAGAACAGACTGGCTAACATCATGGCTAACTTAGAGTCCATTACCAACAACTTCAAGAATAATAACGCGAAGATCAATAACATCCTGGGCAACTTAGATAGCCTATCCTCCGATCTTTCCAAAACTGAAATTAAAGCAACCATCGATAATGCAAATCAGGCGATGCGTGATGTGCAAGCTATCACCAATAAGATCAACTCTGGAGAAGGTTCTATTGGCTTGTTAATCCATGATGAGAAGCTTTATAACAACCTGAACAACGCATCGAAAAGCTTAGATGAGTTGGTGCAAGACTTAAAAACTAACCCTGGTAAATACTTGAAGATATCCATCTTCGGTAAGAAGGATACGAAATAG